In the Perca flavescens isolate YP-PL-M2 chromosome 20, PFLA_1.0, whole genome shotgun sequence genome, one interval contains:
- the LOC114546614 gene encoding ubiquitin-conjugating enzyme E2 D2 isoform X2: protein MALKRIHKELNDLARDPPAQCSAGPVGDDMFHWQATIMGPSDSPYQGGVFFLTIHFPTDYPFKPPKVAFTTRIYHPNINSNGSICLDILRSQWSPALTISKVLLSICSLLCDPNPDDPLVPEIARIYKTDSQRYTRMAKDWTHKYAM from the exons GAGCTTAACGACCTGGCTCGTGACCCTCCAGCACAGTGCTCAGCAGGCCCAGTGGGCGATGACA TGTTTCACTGGCAAGCCACAATCATGGGACCT AGTGACAGTCCATATCAGGGAGGTGTTTTCTTCTTGACCATTCATTTTCCAACAGACTACCCCTTCAAACCACCCAAG GTTGCTTTTACAACAAGAATTTACCACCCAAATATTAACAGTAACGGCAGTATCTGTCTGGATATTCTCAGATCACAGTGGTCTCCTGCACTTACTATTTCTAAAG TTCTTCTCTCCATTTGCTCACTCCTATGTGACCCAAACCCCGATGACCCACTAGTGCCAGAGATCGCACGAATCTACAAAACAGATAGTCAAag ATACACCAGAATGGCAAAAGACTGGACACACAAATACGCTATGTGA
- the LOC114546614 gene encoding ubiquitin-conjugating enzyme E2 D2 isoform X1, giving the protein MALKRIHKELNDLARDPPAQCSAGPVGDDMFHWQATIMGPSDSPYQGGVFFLTIHFPTDYPFKPPKVAFTTRIYHPNINSNGSICLDILRSQWSPALTISKVLLSICSLLCDPNPDDPLVPEIARIYKTDSQRYNKLAQEWTAKYAML; this is encoded by the exons GAGCTTAACGACCTGGCTCGTGACCCTCCAGCACAGTGCTCAGCAGGCCCAGTGGGCGATGACA TGTTTCACTGGCAAGCCACAATCATGGGACCT AGTGACAGTCCATATCAGGGAGGTGTTTTCTTCTTGACCATTCATTTTCCAACAGACTACCCCTTCAAACCACCCAAG GTTGCTTTTACAACAAGAATTTACCACCCAAATATTAACAGTAACGGCAGTATCTGTCTGGATATTCTCAGATCACAGTGGTCTCCTGCACTTACTATTTCTAAAG TTCTTCTCTCCATTTGCTCACTCCTATGTGACCCAAACCCCGATGACCCACTAGTGCCAGAGATCGCACGAATCTACAAAACAGATAGTCAAag GTACAATAAACTAGCTCAGGAGTGGACAGCCAAGTATGCCATGCTTTAG